TCTAGCCCTGTCCGCTCCCTAGGTGTGAGGTCAATGCGGGTTACTAAATCGCGCAGCACATCTTGCGCCTGACGATAATTTAACTCTGCCTGGATATCATCAAAGCCGTGGATGGTTTCTTCTAACTCAGCATCGGGATTCAAGGCTATCTCCGAAAATGTCTACCCTACTGCTTTCGATTTTGCCTGAATTCTCAGTCAAAGGCGATCGGTTTTCCGCCTGAGGTGCAGAAGATGAGAATAAGGTTGCAAGTTTGTAACAATTCTGTTACATTGATTTACATAAGGAAACACATAAAAAATATCTGGAGAAATTTATGAGAAGCGGCAGCATCCTGGACGAACAAGGCAAAATGAACAACTTTGCGATCGAGCCTGAAATGTATGTTGATGCAGTTGCGCGGACTGGATTTACTGAATACGCTGAAAAATTAAATGGTCGTTTGGCAATGCTTGGCTTCGTGACCATGGTGGCTTTAGAAGCAGTATCGGGTCATGGATTGGTGACTCTACTACAAAGCCTGTAGCTGCCGTATCCGGCTCAGATTTACGACTCAGATTCTATATTTCAAACAGTTCAAACAGATCAAACGCCCAATTTTGATGACCTCCCGAATCCTTAGAAGATTTGGGAGGTATTGTTTTAAAGAGAACTTTAAGGACGCTGCGTCGCGATCGCCATCCGCACGCCCGCAATTTTCCGTAACCGATCCATGACCGCTACTACCCGTCCGTGGGCTACGCCTTGATCAGCATTAATCACGACAAAAGGCGGCTGCCCCTTCGCTGCCAATCCCCTTACCTGGGCTTCTAGTACTTCCAAGTCCATCGGCTGACGATTAAGCGCTAAATTGCCTGATCGATCGATCGTCACCACCGTTTGGCTTTGGGGCTGGCTTTGAGCAGTGGTTGCTCCTGGCAAATTAACAGGCAAGCCCTCAGAACGAGAAAGATAGAGCGTGGACATGATGAAAAACGTCAAGATGGCGAAGATCACATCGATCATCGGCACAATGTTGATCTGAGAGGGAGATTCAGGCTCTTGAGGGAGACGCATAATAAAATCAGGATTGAAACTAGGGCGATCGGGTCAATAAATTATTGGGCTGCGGGATAGGAGACGCTGCGTCCTTGGCGACGGCGATGGATCAGTTCTAGCTGTCCTCCATATTCCTGAATCAGCGCTGTTTGGCGGAGGTATAGCCCTCGAAACAAGTTAGCAAATAGCAGCGTGGAAATTGCCACGATCAGCCCCGATGCAGTCGAAACTAATGCCTCACTGATCCCCGCTGTAACGTTAGTGCTAGAAGTTCCGCCAATATTGCCAATTTGCAAAGACCCAAAGGAAGCCATGAGTCCTAAAATTGTTCCTAGCAACCCCAGCAGCGGTGAAACGCTAATCACAGTGTCAAATACTGTATTGAAACGCTTCAGTAAAGGTAATTCGGCTTGGGCAGCGCTTTCTAGTGCTAATCGAAATTCTTCTGGAGTGGCTTGCTCTAACTCTAGAGCCGCAAGAAAAATTCGGGCGATCGGTAAATTTAAATTCTGTTCCAGCTTTTGTAATGCTGCCTTGCTGCTACGACGATACAAGCTCAAAACATCCCTCACCACTTTGTCTTGGCGCTGAACAATCTGACTCCAAAATAAAACTCGTTCTAAAACTAGCGCCAGTGCCAAAATAGACAGCCCTAGCAAAGGGTACATGACTACCCCACCTTGCGCAAACAGGTTACCGATTGGCATAGGGTATCCTCACCTCGTTAGAACATTTTTAGGCTACGTGCGCTGCCTTCAGCAGTATGCTAACAGCAACCCGCTATTAGCATACTGCTGTTTTTTGTCCTTGATTTTTTTTGTCCTTAAGCAAACTCTTTTAATGCGGCTCAACCTGTACCCGGGAAGTGTTCAATCTGGGCGTATCCGCTAAAAACTAGCTGTTGACCTTGAGTTTCTAGCCGATTAATTCGCAGCATTACGCCATCTAAATCAAAACGATCTAGATCTACCATGTTGTCCAAAATTTCAGCAAATGCCTCGGTTAACACTTCCGACAAACCTCTGATATCTTCTGGAACAGCTTCAGGATTAAATTGGGGGTCTTTAAAGGCAACTCGGCGGCGCTTTTCAACAGCTAGAGTCGCCATCAGTTCAATCGGGACATCGCTACGGTTAGGTAAGTCGGTTTTGGCAGAAATACTGATTTGGTTTCCAGGAAGAAGCTTTAACTCAATATCACGAAAGGAAATAGGTTCACCCCCAGACAAATTAGTCAATGATTCCGTGTCTAGATTTTGAAGACGTTTTTGGACTAAATCTGCCTCAAAGGCTCGATTAATGGAATCTTCAGAAAGGATGATTTGCGCGATCGCCTGAGTTGGCTGCTTTAAGCGCAACTGCCCACCCAGTACGGAACCAAAGTCAATGGCGACCGCATCAGTTTCAAACGACATTTCCTCCACCTCAAACTGTCGCTTAATCACCAAGCCTCGTCCGCTCATCTTAAAGCTGTCAATGCTACCTTGCAAAATCTTGCTAGCAGGATTACACCGCACAGAAACCTCCACCGATTCGCACTGGCTAAACAAGTGTCGAATCGATTGAGTAGCAGCAGCATTGAGCATTCGCTCCCCAAAATCGGCATTAGGACTACTCTTTGAACCTGTAAAACCACCAAACATGCGGTTGCTCGTTTTTAAGGGCACTGTGTCTTGTTGTAACAGAATGTTAACATTTCGGCAAACGTTGCGTTGCTTACAAACCTTATAAATTGATAAAGGCACTGATTGGCAATGATTATTAATGACTCATTTAACCTCGACGCATAGCAAGGTTCCACCTCCACACAAATATCAATAACCTCAATAACTATCTCCATAGCATCAATAGTCAACTCTTTAGCCGCTATGGAAATCGGCACAAGGGTAAGTACAGTTTGAAATCGTCTCTCGCAAAATACTAATAGCGTTTAATTGTCCTTGCCCTACAGCCTTGTGGGGCAATTTTTATTTGTGAACTAAGCTTGCCGATCAACAGAATTTTTAGCAGAATGGAGATAGCGTTTAACTGTCCTTGCCCTACAGCCCTGTGGGGCAATTTTTTTAACATTTCTGAAAGAAATAGCTATGTTAAATGCCCATACTAAAACTAGATCAACAGATTGAATAATGGGGAAAGGCAAAATTTACCCTAGCCAGACTGCTTCACTCAAACTGAAAACTGTTGGCATAGAACCTAAAATTATGGAAAATTCAAGTATGTATCTTAGCAGAGGTTAAGAGGTAGCTCCTGTGAAGATCGTTTGGGAACAAAGCGTATACGTTGGTAATGCTCCTGTGTTCTGCGCTATTTGTGGACATAGAGCCTATCCAACCCGAGGCAGTAGGAATCAGCTATTGCTTGCCGTGATCTATGACTATCAGGGGGTTGCCTGTGGCGAAGCCTGCCGAGGTTGTGTAGCATCAGGCGCATCGGGCATTCGGCAAAAGCTGCAAGACCAGATTCAGTCTTTTCAAAAGAAGATTGCTGAGCTAGAACATTTAGGAGTAGGAGAGGTTCAGCCACCTTCTCTGGAAGAAGAGTTTCAATTGCATCGGCAAGATGTTTCATAGCTGAATGTGAGCTTATTGATGATTTTTGCGCTGGTTAAACCAAATGGTAAAGAACATCATGAGGAAACTACTGATTAAAAGCCCAAATGCTAGCATTCCTCCTATCCAATCGAGCCAATCGGTGTTTTCCATGGCGCTGTTCTCCATCGAATTCTGCCCAAAATCTACTCTTGAAGCTTAGAAGATTTGAATGTTTCTCTGCAAAAGTTCTTGTAGGACAAATT
The Timaviella obliquedivisa GSE-PSE-MK23-08B DNA segment above includes these coding regions:
- a CDS encoding high light inducible protein; the protein is MRSGSILDEQGKMNNFAIEPEMYVDAVARTGFTEYAEKLNGRLAMLGFVTMVALEAVSGHGLVTLLQSL
- a CDS encoding biopolymer transporter ExbD, translated to MRLPQEPESPSQINIVPMIDVIFAILTFFIMSTLYLSRSEGLPVNLPGATTAQSQPQSQTVVTIDRSGNLALNRQPMDLEVLEAQVRGLAAKGQPPFVVINADQGVAHGRVVAVMDRLRKIAGVRMAIATQRP
- a CDS encoding MotA/TolQ/ExbB proton channel family protein, producing MPIGNLFAQGGVVMYPLLGLSILALALVLERVLFWSQIVQRQDKVVRDVLSLYRRSSKAALQKLEQNLNLPIARIFLAALELEQATPEEFRLALESAAQAELPLLKRFNTVFDTVISVSPLLGLLGTILGLMASFGSLQIGNIGGTSSTNVTAGISEALVSTASGLIVAISTLLFANLFRGLYLRQTALIQEYGGQLELIHRRRQGRSVSYPAAQ
- a CDS encoding DUF2993 domain-containing protein, which encodes MFGGFTGSKSSPNADFGERMLNAAATQSIRHLFSQCESVEVSVRCNPASKILQGSIDSFKMSGRGLVIKRQFEVEEMSFETDAVAIDFGSVLGGQLRLKQPTQAIAQIILSEDSINRAFEADLVQKRLQNLDTESLTNLSGGEPISFRDIELKLLPGNQISISAKTDLPNRSDVPIELMATLAVEKRRRVAFKDPQFNPEAVPEDIRGLSEVLTEAFAEILDNMVDLDRFDLDGVMLRINRLETQGQQLVFSGYAQIEHFPGTG